The following coding sequences lie in one Pseudorca crassidens isolate mPseCra1 chromosome 2, mPseCra1.hap1, whole genome shotgun sequence genomic window:
- the TTC24 gene encoding tetratricopeptide repeat protein 24, whose amino-acid sequence MSSLNTEDTLQEPSPSPSSSKKKKKKRKWPRQEARIQALTRAGHRALLAGQNHEALTSFQRAFLLASKSPQTRDTPVLRACAFNLGAAYVETGDPARGLKLLLRAQPQETAQGGCHGDQCFNVALAYHALGDLPQALAWYHKALGHYQPLGDQGQAQAKMGACYQALGQPELAAHCLQEASRAYAQAGQPRAAALTLGAAAGCMLKSGQHGVGDVLQVLEESRRLAERSTERGLLGQLYNDLGVGYSQLQLFPLAAEAFQQALPLCRGPGEEATVLRNLGMAHNALGNYQEAREFHQKAADTHGSVGQRWEQGRSFGSLAFALSQLGDHKAARDNYLHALQAARDTGDVKGQWQACEGLGAAAARLGQHDQALKYYKEALARCQKEPDSVRERLVAKLTDAIRTHLARGGLLPTHTLTSAPGGPQAPGGACPMGTPARVGKGTAGVRHRSSDRWEDELEEGHEGKEEESANVLTTSWTPRLERPRPRANLSFGGQGPLRMENPGLLVTNGPHGKSNRSNPHPALEAQGVPCLLHSLSAALSERESPAELGDRRLKPTPSCPGACEQRSSKQPREPPSRNPQRRSTESGFCMIM is encoded by the exons ATGTCTTCCCTCAACACTGAGGATACCCTGCAAGAGCCCTCGCCCTCGCCTTCAAgctccaagaagaaaaagaagaaaagaaagtggcCACGGCAAGAGGCCAGAATCCAAGCCCTCACCAGGGCTGGCCACAGGGCCCTATTGGCTGGTCAGAACCATGAGGCCTTAACCAGCTTCCAGAGGGCCTTCCTCCTGGCTTCCAAGTCACCACAAACCAGGGACACCCCTGTTCTCCGGGCCTGTGCCTTCAACCTGGGGGCTGCCTACGTGGAGACTGGGGACCCAGCCAGAGGGCTTAAGCTGCTCCTACGAGCTCAACCTCAAGAGACAGCCCAGGGCGGGTGTCATGGCGACCAGTGTTTCAACGTGGCTTTGGCTTACCACGCCCTGGGCGACCTGCCTCAGGCTTTGGCCTGGTATCACAAGGCCCTGGGCCACTACCAGCCACTAGGTGACCAGGGGCAAGCCCAGGCAAAAATGGGAGCCTGCTACCAGGCTCTGGGACAGCCTGAGCTAGCAGCCCACTGCCTGCAGGAAGCGAGCCGGGCCTACGCCCAAGCAGGGCAACCCAGGGCTGCAGCCCTGACACTGGGGGCTGCAGCGGGCTGTATGCTGAAGAGCGGGCAGCATGGGGTGGGTGATGTGCTGCAGGTGCTGGAGGAGAGCCGGAGGCTTGCTGAGAGGAGCACTGAGCGAGGACTGCTGG GGCAACTCTATAACGACCTAGGCGTGGGCTATTCCCAGCTCCAGCTGTTCCCGCTAGCAGCAGAGGCCTTCCAGCAAGCCCTGCCCCTGTGCCGGGGGCCAGGAGAGGAGGCCACGGTGCTAAGAAACCTTGGGATGGCCCACAATGCCCTCGGCAACTATCAGGAAGCCCGGGAGTTTCACCAGAAGGCTGCCGACACACACG GCTCTGTGGGGCAGCGGTGGGAGCAGGGCCGGAGCTTTGGAAGCCTGGCATTTGCACTGAGCCAGCTGGGAGACCACAAGGCTGCCAGAGACAACTATCTACATGCTCTGCAGGCTGCCCGGGacacgg GGGACGTGAAGGGGCAATGGCAGGCCTGTGAGGGTCTGGGGGCTGCTGCAGCCAGACTGGGGCAGCATGACCAGGCTTTGAAGTACTATAAGGAAGCGCTGGCCCGGTGTCAG AAGGAGCCAGATTCTGTGCGAGAGCGGCTGGTGGCCAAGCTGACAGACGCCATAAGGACCCACTTGGCCCGGGGTGGGCTGCTCCCAACCCACACCCTG ACCTCAGCTCCAGGGGGGCCCCAGGCTCCAGGTGGGGCCTGCCCCATGGGGACCCCAGCCAGGGTGGGAAAAGGCACAGCAGGAGTGCGTCACAG ATCTTCCGATAGGTGGGAAGATGAGTTAGAGGAGGGCCAcgaggggaaagaggaagagtcGGCGAATGTTCTCACGACGTCTTGGACACCAAGACTGGAGC GTCCAAGACCCAGGGCCAATCTCTCATTTGGAGGCCAAGGCCCCCTCAGAATGGAGAATCCTGGCCTTCTGGTCACCAACGGCCCCCACGGCAAGAG CAATCGGAGCAACCCTCACCCGGCTCTGGAGGCCCAGGGTGTCCCCTGCCTCCTGCACAGCC